The genome window GTAGCTGCCAGCAACGTGAGACCATTGTGTTCAGCCGGATTGCCATACGCGTGATCGACGAGCATCGCCAGCCGGTCGGCAATGACCAGTTTCTTGAACAGGCCGAACGCCATTTGCATCAGCCCGGCCTTTACGTTCTCGGCATCATAAGGAAACTGTTTGTGAAACTGCCATAGTACGTTTTGCGGACGTTCGATCGGTCCAGCTACCAACTGTGGGTAGAACATCACGTAAAGCGCATAGATGCCGAAATGCCGTTCTGCCTTTTGATTACCCCGATACACTTCGATCGTGTAGCTCATGGCCTGAAACGTATGGAAGGACAAGCCAACGGGCAGAATACTCATGTTGTCTTTAAACGACGAAATGCCATTTTCGCCGAACAAATGCAACACCTTCACGAAGACCCGATTGCCGATCGAAAAGACGCCGTTGGCAATGGCGGGCATATGCAGATGCTCAAAGAGCAGCGATAAATTCTCCGTAAAAAAACCAAGGTATTTAAAAAAAGCAAGAATGCCGACATTCGTTACCAACGACACAATGAGCAGCCATTTTCGGGTTTGACCCCGTGTTTTTTCGATCCAGATACCGGCAATATAGTCGATTACGATGGTCAGCAGCAGAATAACAATATACGCTGGCCGGAACACCATGTAGAAGTAGCAACTGGCTACCAGCAACAGGATCCAGCGCCCCTGCCACTTTAAGCTGAAGTAGCTAAGCGTAACGACAATAAAAAACAGTAAAAACTGGAGCGAGTTAAACAGCATAGGATTCTGCCTGCACAACCGGCTTGGGTCGGCGCAGTGCGTTCATGGCCTGAATGGCGTAATAGATAAATCCAATCAATATCAGAATTTCAATACTGTATTCCAGCGCAGCCGTGGGCGTACCAAGGGCGGACAGCCGATCGTAATAGGGCTCCCCGAGTCGCCACCACAACGACGGATGAATAGCCGCCAGAATGGTAAAGCCAATCAGCGCAACACAAAATCCTGTCCGCCGGAAATCAAGCAGGGTAAAGACCAGCGGGA of Spirosoma agri contains these proteins:
- a CDS encoding MBOAT family O-acyltransferase, which encodes MLFNSLQFLLFFIVVTLSYFSLKWQGRWILLLVASCYFYMVFRPAYIVILLLTIVIDYIAGIWIEKTRGQTRKWLLIVSLVTNVGILAFFKYLGFFTENLSLLFEHLHMPAIANGVFSIGNRVFVKVLHLFGENGISSFKDNMSILPVGLSFHTFQAMSYTIEVYRGNQKAERHFGIYALYVMFYPQLVAGPIERPQNVLWQFHKQFPYDAENVKAGLMQMAFGLFKKLVIADRLAMLVDHAYGNPAEHNGLTLLAATFFYTIQIYCDFSGYSDIAIGAARVMGFDLMENFRTPYIAQSVSEFWRRWHISLSTWFRDYLYIPLGGNRKGEFRQYVNMLIVFLASGLWHGPNWTYVIWGGLNGFYQVLAVLRDKLLARLGFSSTPPRQVTSPASEPQANRSPVRIVFNVLTTFVLIMLTWVFFRARSVGDAFLILQRIATLSPSDHIDSPMNATEMWFSLFLIVFLLVKEYFYLYIPTRNTVRFGVIFVLITFVTYLFGVFSSNQFIYFQF